Proteins from a genomic interval of Arachis hypogaea cultivar Tifrunner chromosome 10, arahy.Tifrunner.gnm2.J5K5, whole genome shotgun sequence:
- the LOC112718162 gene encoding very-long-chain 3-oxoacyl-CoA reductase 1: MEFLDFFMVATSTIGFILVCKNVLYFVKWVWGMFLRAPKNLKEYGSWAMITGSTDGIGKAMAHELASKGLNLLLVSRNPKKLEATSNEIRDKNSGNVEIKCLVIDFAKENGEEIMKRVEEAIEGLDVGILVNCAGWTHAYARYFHEVDYEMIDGTIKVNVEGTIWVTKAVIPSMIKKKKGAIINLGSGSTFVLPSYPLFTVYAATKRSVEMFSRCINLEYKHKGIDIQCQVPLYVSTKLTKLETSVFVPTPEKYIKSCTRWIGYETVVVPYLLHSLQAFTVRAIPETFVDSYMLRYFLYGRKKGLFKDAKIKALEASKS, encoded by the exons TTGTGAAGTGGGTATGGGGAATGTTCTTAAGGGCTCCAAAGAATCTAAAAGAGTATGGTTCATGGGCCATGATCACTGGATCCACCGATGGAATTGGCAAAGCCATGGCACATGAATTGGCATCTAAGGGTCTCAACCTTCTCTTGGTTAGTAGAAACCCTAAAAAGCTTGAGGCCACATCTAatgaaataagagacaaaaatagTGGCAATGTTGAAATAAAATGTTTGGTAATTGATTTTGCAAAAGAAAATGGAGAGGAAATTATGAAAAGGGTTGAGGAAGCAATTGAGGGTTTGGATGTGGGTATTCTTGTAAATTGTGCTGGGTGGACACATGCTTATGCTAGGTACTTTCATGAGGTTGATTATGAGATGATAGATGGTACCATAAAAGTTAATGTGGAAGGAACAATTTGGGTCACAAAGGCAGTGATTCCTAGtatgatcaagaagaagaaaggagcaaTCATAAACCTTGGATCTGGTTCTACTTTTGTTCTTCCATCATATCCCTTGTTTACCGTCTATGCTGCTACTAAACG ATCTGTGGAAATGTTCTCGAGATGCATTAACTTGGAATACAAGCATAAAGGAATTGACATCCAGTGTCAg GTTCCATTATATGTGTCAACAAAGTTAACAAAGTTGGAAACTTCAGTGTTTGTTCCAACGCCAGAGAAGTATATAAAATCATGCACAAGATGGATTGGGTATGAAACTGTGGTGGTGCCTTACTTGCTACATTCTCTTCAGGCATTTACAGTAAGGGCAATTCCTGAGACATTTGTTGATTCCTATATGCTGCGTTACTTTCTCTATGGGCGCAAAAAAGGACTCTTCAAAGACGCTAAAATTAAAGCATTGGAAGCATCCAAGTCCTaa
- the LOC112715088 gene encoding very-long-chain 3-oxoacyl-CoA reductase 1, giving the protein MECCILNRLKTQPLWFALLFGLGALTLLRFLFLFLRWAYVNFLRPAKNLKKYGSWALVTGPTDGIGKAFAFQLARNGLNLVLVGRSPDKLADVSAALTAKFPKIDVRTVVVDFAGDLDDGMRRIQDAIEGLDVGVLINNVGVSYPYARFFHEVDEGLLRNLIRVNIEGTTKVTQTVIPGMLKRKKGAIVNIGSGAAIVIPSDPLYAVYAASKAYVDQFSRSLYVEYKKSGIDVQCQVPLYVATKMASIRRSSFFVPSTDGYAKAGVRWIGYEPRCTPYWPHTILWALAYSLPESIVDAWRLRFCLGIRKRGQQKDSQKKE; this is encoded by the exons ATGGAGTGCTGCATACTTAACCGCCTTAAAACCCAACCGCTCTGGTTCGCACTCCTTTTCGGCCTAGGCGCCCTCACCCTCCTCcgattcctcttcctcttcctcagatgGGCCTACGTCAACTTCCTCAGGCCCGCTAAGAATCTCAAGAAATACGGATCCTGGGCCCTAGTAACCGGCCCAACCGACGGAATCGGAAAAGCCTTCGCCTTCCAGCTGGCACGTAACGGCCTCAACCTCGTCCTTGTCGGCCGAAGCCCTGACAAGCTCGCTGATGTCTCCGCCGCTCTCACCGCCAAGTTCCCCAAAATCGATGTCAGAACCGTCGTCGTCGACTTCGCCGGCGATCTCGACGACGGCATGAGGAGGATCCAAGATGCAATTGAAGGATTGGACGTTGGTGTTCTTATCAACAACGTTGGGGTTTCTTACCCTTACGCTAGATTCTTCCACGAAGTGGATGAGGGGCTTTTGAGGAATTTGATTAGGGTTAACATTGAAGGAACCACTAAGGTCACGCAGACGGTTATTCCTGgcatgctgaagaggaagaagggCGCCATTGTTAACATTGGTTCTGGTGCCGCCATTGTTATACCTTCGGATCCACTTTACGCTGTTTACGCTGCTTCCAAAGC GTACGTTGATCAATTTTCCAGATCTTTGTATGTGGAGTACAAGAAGAGTGGCATTGATGTTCAGTGTCAG GTTCCATTATATGTGGCAACAAAGATGGCATCAATTAGAAGATCTTCATTCTTCGTCCCATCAACTGATGGATATGCCAAAGCTGGTGTGAGATGGATAGGCTATGAACCTCGCTGCACACCATACTGGCCTCACACCATTCTCTGGGCCTTAGCATACTCATTGCCTGAGTCCATTGTTGATGCTTGGCGCCTGCGGTTTTGCCTCGGAATCCGAAAGAGGGGACAACAGAAAGATTCACAAAAGAAGGAATAG